A section of the Candidatus Omnitrophota bacterium genome encodes:
- a CDS encoding type IV pilin protein, which yields MKKGFTLLELIIVIIILGILASLAIPRFTRTTQRARAAEALQMLSVLRGSMERHFLRGDTYVGAVLDDGSCACDAGYNLDVGCPMTTTPRNFDYTLTNLAAGTFTITATPTGVCASTDTITIIETGVVTGAGLFAGI from the coding sequence ATGAAGAAAGGTTTTACGCTTTTAGAATTAATTATCGTTATAATTATTCTTGGAATTTTGGCTTCTTTGGCAATACCTAGGTTTACCAGAACTACTCAGCGGGCAAGGGCTGCAGAGGCACTTCAGATGTTGTCTGTGTTGCGTGGCTCGATGGAGCGCCATTTCCTAAGAGGCGATACTTATGTTGGTGCAGTTCTGGATGATGGCTCATGTGCTTGTGATGCTGGCTATAATCTTGATGTAGGTTGTCCCATGACTACTACTCCTCGGAATTTTGATTATACCCTTACAAATCTCGCCGCAGGCACATTTACTATTACTGCTACTCCTACAGGAGTTTGTGCTAGCACTGATACCATTACAATAATCGAGACCGGAGTTGTTACTGGAGCTGGCTTATTTGCTGGTATTTAA
- a CDS encoding type II secretion system GspH family protein — MQRPKGFTLVEAVVVIIILTIMAAIAYPRFIRTMEVTIGREARVDLELILAAEKIIELQSGAYLPCNPPNDCNVELNLDLRFNNWLYDVTVTAPPNPTFLATATRTSGTNAGTEITITENGPPLVGTWPFLNLIQ; from the coding sequence ATGCAGAGACCCAAGGGTTTTACATTAGTAGAGGCAGTAGTAGTCATAATTATCTTAACGATTATGGCTGCTATTGCTTATCCACGCTTTATCCGCACTATGGAAGTGACAATTGGAAGAGAGGCCAGGGTAGATTTAGAGCTAATCCTTGCTGCTGAAAAGATCATTGAGTTGCAATCAGGAGCATATTTGCCTTGTAATCCTCCAAATGATTGTAACGTTGAACTTAATTTAGATCTAAGATTTAATAACTGGCTCTACGACGTTACTGTAACAGCTCCTCCTAATCCGACTTTTCTTGCTACAGCTACACGTACATCTGGTACCAACGCAGGTACAGAAATTACAATTACTGAAAATGGTCCTCCCTTAGTGGGGACCTGGCCATTTTTAAATTTGATACAATAA
- a CDS encoding type II secretion system GspH family protein — MKIGVKRLPPLADKRLTGFTLVEILVALVILALAVGGIMSSFISSQRFISRSQRRLQAANYAREVLEQLRDGVNAQYWASAGNDKLDIKGWTDCIAGPINPPLQINLATLAAFNARCDYMVVSESATGYRAVTVRIEWDEP, encoded by the coding sequence ATGAAAATTGGAGTTAAGAGATTGCCCCCGTTAGCCGATAAGAGGCTAACGGGGTTTACTTTAGTTGAAATCTTAGTTGCCTTAGTTATTCTGGCGTTAGCAGTTGGCGGGATAATGTCTTCTTTTATCAGCTCGCAGCGTTTTATATCCAGATCCCAGCGTCGACTTCAGGCTGCAAATTATGCCCGGGAAGTACTAGAGCAGTTAAGAGATGGAGTAAATGCCCAGTATTGGGCCAGTGCGGGTAATGATAAGCTGGATATCAAAGGTTGGACTGATTGTATTGCTGGCCCCATTAATCCTCCTTTACAAATAAACCTTGCTACTTTAGCAGCGTTTAATGCACGATGTGATTATATGGTTGTGAGTGAGTCTGCAACCGGGTATCGAGCGGTTACTGTGAGGATAGAGTGGGATGAGCCATAA
- a CDS encoding DEAD/DEAH box helicase, with product MKFTVPTPIQHKVIPIAIEDKDIIGVAQTGTGKTLAFAVPIIQRLSQRKGRALILTPTRELAIQVHDVFQKIATSFGINTAVIIGGASMGLQLKALRRNPRVIVATPGRLVDHMERRTVLLADVNVLVLDEADRMLDMGFLPQIERIIKFVPRNRQTMLFSATIPGEIVRMAAAHMKLPIHIEVAPSGTTAEHITQEVFIVKKSSKHQLLIKLLDAYHGPVLIFSRTKIGARKIARELQRMNRRAAEIHSDRSLAQRKEALNGFKSGKYKILVATDIAARGIDVTGIELVINYDLPDDTENYVHRIGRTGRAGHEGRAISFATPEQGSDVRNIEKLIKTALPISEHPELPKERFVQFSKGSHKTGFYGGPKKRYARSRYNRFRKR from the coding sequence ATGAAGTTTACAGTTCCTACGCCGATTCAACATAAAGTCATACCTATTGCCATAGAAGACAAAGATATTATAGGAGTTGCGCAGACCGGAACTGGCAAAACACTTGCCTTTGCCGTTCCTATTATTCAGCGCCTTTCCCAGAGAAAGGGCCGCGCGCTGATTCTTACACCCACTAGGGAACTTGCTATTCAGGTTCATGATGTATTTCAGAAGATTGCTACGTCATTTGGCATAAATACAGCTGTTATTATAGGCGGTGCATCCATGGGCCTGCAGCTAAAAGCACTCAGAAGAAACCCGCGTGTTATAGTTGCTACTCCCGGACGTCTTGTCGATCACATGGAGCGACGCACAGTTCTTTTGGCTGATGTAAATGTCCTGGTTTTGGATGAGGCGGATCGTATGCTTGACATGGGATTTCTGCCGCAGATTGAAAGAATTATTAAATTTGTTCCACGAAACAGACAGACCATGCTTTTTTCCGCAACTATACCAGGAGAAATCGTGAGAATGGCAGCCGCGCACATGAAGCTGCCTATACATATTGAAGTCGCTCCCTCAGGAACTACTGCGGAGCACATTACACAGGAAGTTTTTATTGTTAAGAAAAGCTCAAAGCATCAGCTTTTAATAAAGCTGCTTGATGCCTATCACGGTCCAGTACTTATCTTCTCCCGGACAAAAATAGGCGCTAGAAAGATTGCACGCGAATTACAGCGAATGAACCGCAGAGCTGCTGAGATCCACTCAGACCGTTCACTTGCACAGAGAAAAGAGGCCCTGAATGGTTTTAAATCAGGAAAGTATAAGATACTTGTTGCCACTGATATTGCTGCTAGGGGTATTGATGTTACAGGCATAGAGCTTGTTATAAACTACGATCTCCCGGATGACACTGAGAATTATGTGCATCGTATTGGCCGCACAGGCCGCGCCGGACACGAAGGCCGTGCTATATCTTTTGCGACACCTGAACAGGGCTCAGATGTACGCAATATCGAGAAGCTGATTAAGACAGCCCTGCCCATATCAGAGCATCCTGAATTGCCCAAAGAAAGATTTGTTCAGTTTTCCAAGGGTTCGCATAAGACTGGCTTCTATGGCGGTCCCAAGAAAAGATATGCTAGAAGTAGATATAATAGATTCCGCAAACGTTGA
- a CDS encoding outer membrane protein assembly factor BamE, translated as MKLIHLLLLSVLLLSGCASAGDHRRHTRDEAGDRLTVGKVQREIKIGMSSAEVAEVLGSPNVVSSDEERREVWIYDKISTDVSYSTSEAGASILIVGGIGSSGARSTSQRTLTIIIKFDRDGKVRDFAYHTSRF; from the coding sequence ATGAAACTAATACATTTATTATTATTAAGCGTATTGTTATTAAGTGGCTGTGCATCCGCTGGCGATCACAGGCGACATACCCGAGATGAAGCGGGTGATAGATTAACAGTGGGCAAGGTCCAACGCGAAATTAAAATCGGTATGTCTTCTGCAGAAGTAGCTGAAGTGTTAGGTTCTCCTAACGTTGTTTCTAGTGATGAGGAAAGGAGAGAGGTTTGGATTTACGATAAAATATCGACAGATGTTTCATATTCTACCAGCGAAGCAGGGGCATCTATATTGATAGTGGGTGGAATAGGATCTTCAGGTGCTAGGTCGACTTCTCAGAGAACTCTGACAATTATAATAAAATTTGATCGTGATGGTAAAGTGCGTGATTTTGCTTATCACACCTCTCGATTCTAA